In candidate division WOR-3 bacterium, the DNA window GGTGCTTGCTACACCAAAGGGGTATTATTGGCGGAGGATGGGATTAAAGATAAAGTTGTAATCAAGACCGCCTTTCAACCCCAATTGGCAATTGAAGAGGTGAAAAAGAGGTTAATCGGCTACAAAAAAATAGTGGCGACGGGTTATGGGAGAAATTTAGTGACCGATGCCGATTTGATAATCACCGAGATTACCGCTTTTGCCCGGGGCGCTTCTTACTTTAATCCGAAGGTGAGGACAGTTATTGATATTGGGGGACAAGATAGTAAGATTATAAAAGTGAAAGGTGGTAAGGTAGAGAAGTTCGTAATGAATGATCGCTGTGCCGCGGGCACCGGGAATTTCATTGAAAAGATTGCCCAATCCTTAGGGTTAACCCTTGAACAGTTCGGCAATTTAGCAGCCGAATCTTACCAACCGGAGATGATCGATTCCCTTTGTGTCGTGATGGCGGAAACTGAAATCCTGAGTCTAATTAGTGAAGGAAGGAGGATAGATGAT includes these proteins:
- a CDS encoding acyl-CoA dehydratase activase, with the protein product MVLGIDIGACYTKGVLLAEDGIKDKVVIKTAFQPQLAIEEVKKRLIGYKKIVATGYGRNLVTDADLIITEITAFARGASYFNPKVRTVIDIGGQDSKIIKVKGGKVEKFVMNDRCAAGTGNFIEKIAQSLGLTLEQFGNLAAESYQPEMIDSLCVVMAETEILSLISEGRRIDDIAAGVCEAVIRRILGIGGTIGIEKPIFFCGGGAINPGLVKAIKRVMGEVIIPEFPQFIGAFGAALSAQSG